In the genome of Bosea sp. BIWAKO-01, the window TCGATGCCCCCTTGCCGGGCGTCGGCCCCTGGGAGGAGATCCTGAAGAACCCGCTGCTCTGGCACTTTCGCTTCGGCGGCCCTGACATGGAGCGGCTCGTCGCCGGCCGCGAGCGCATCTATCTCGATCGCTTCTGGAATGAGTTCTCGGCGACCCCCAGCCGGTTCAGCGAAGCTGCGCGAGAGCATTATGCGGCACTCTACGCCAGGCCAGGGGCGATGCGCGCGGGCTTTGCCCAGTTCGCGGCCTTCGATCAGGATGCTGTCGACAACAAGGCCTTCCTGGCAAAGGGCAAGCTGACGGTCCCTGTGCTGGCGATCGGGGGGGAGAAATCCTTCGGACCGGGCATGGCTGCGGTCATGAAGTTCGCGGGAGAGAACGTCCAGGGTGCGGTCGTGCCTGGTAGCGGACATTGGATCATGGAGGAGAATCCTGCGGCGACCATCGCTCTGGTCCGCAGCTTCCTGGACGCCGGGCGGCCGTGAGAGCGACGACCCATTCGCGTCGGGGCGGCACTGCCGTTGCCCCGATCACGCGTCGCCGTCACCTAGACGTTCGCTGAACCGGAGGGCCGATCTGCCGAGGCGGTGGCTCTTCTGTCCGACAGGGTCGAGCGCTGGCGGTGACGGTCCACTGAGCAAGAGTGCGCATCTGCTCTGCGTCGGCCAACCAGGCCGCTCATTCACGAATAAAAACCGAGAGAATTGCGCCCGCGGCAGTGCGCCAGGCCGGCGTCTCCGGTCATCCCCGGCGATTGTCAGGCGCTGCGTCGGGCGGGGGCGCCGCAGACCTTGGTGGCGCGGCCAGCAAGGTCCTGCTGCCACGGGAGGAGAAGCAATTCGTCGGAAGGTGTAGGGAGCCTACTGCTCCGGGCTGTCCGCCTATAGGCTTCATCCGAACGAGGCGCGCCCTTTTCCCATCGTTCCGGTTCCCCTTTTGCAAGCTAGCGTTCTGCCGGAGCAGGGAAGGGGAGCGCCATGCCCATCATCGACGTGGACTTCGGTGATGATGTCGTCGTCAGCCATCCCGATCTCGTCAATCTCTATGGCTGTACGATCGGCTCGGGCACGCGGATCGGCCCCTTCGTCGAGATCCAGCGCGGCAGCCGCATCGGCCGGCGCTGCAAGATTTCCTCGCATTCCTTCATCTGTGAGGGGGTGGTGCTCGAGGATCAGGTCATGATCGCCCATGGCGTGATGTTCACCAATGATCGGATGCCGCGCGCGGCCGGCCCGGGGGGATCGCGAGAGGCGCAGGCGTGGGCCCAGGAGGCCACGGTCGTGCGCCGAGGGGCGTCGATCGGCTCGAATGCCACCATTGGCTGCGGGGTCGAGATCGGAACCTTCGCCGTGGTCAGCTGCGGCGCAGTCGTGCTGCGTGATGTGCCGGCCCGCGCGGTGGTCGCCGGGGTCCCGGCCAGCGTCATCGGCCATTCCGGCGCCAACGCCACTGCGCCCAGGTTGTTTGAAACCGTGCTGGGGGAAACCTCATGATCCCATTTCTCGATCTCAAGGCTCAGTTCAAGACGGTGCAGGAGCCGCTTGAGGCGGCCGTCCTCTCCTTCCTGCGCAGCGGCAACTATGTCCTGGGTGAACCGGTCGCGGCCTTCGAGCGCGCGTTCGCTGAATATTGCGGTGTCGGTGAAGCCGTGGCCGTGAGCAGCGGCACGGCAGCCCTGCACCTGGCCCTGCTCGCGGCCGGCGTCGAACCCGGGGACGAGGTGATCACGGTGCCTATGACCTTCGTCGCAACGGTGGCCGCGATCCACTATGCGGGGGCGAAGGCGGTTCTGGTGGATGTCGATCCCAACAGCTTCACCATGTCGCCGGAAGCCTTCGAGGCTGCAATCACGCCGGCGACCCGTGCCGTCGTGCCCGTCCATCTCCATGGCAGGCTTGCCGATATGGCGGCGATCGGCGCCATCGCCAATCGCTACGGCATCACTGTGATCGAGGATGCTTGCCAGGCCCATGGCGCGGAGCGCGATGGCATACGGGCAGGCGCCTTCGGCTCATATGGCTGCTTCAGCTTCTATCCCGGCAAGAATCTCGGGGCCTGCGGCGAGGGGGGCGCGGTGA includes:
- a CDS encoding alpha/beta fold hydrolase, producing MLRFLAAVTGALLFAAPALAQIVPFPAGFRTQEIPTNGTTLHVRVGGQGPAVVLLHGYGETGDMWGEMAADLARDRTVIVPDLRGMGLSAIPERGFDKKNQAADIAGVLDALKVDRAELVTHDIGNMVGFALAAGYRDRVTKFVLIDAPLPGVGPWEEILKNPLLWHFRFGGPDMERLVAGRERIYLDRFWNEFSATPSRFSEAAREHYAALYARPGAMRAGFAQFAAFDQDAVDNKAFLAKGKLTVPVLAIGGEKSFGPGMAAVMKFAGENVQGAVVPGSGHWIMEENPAATIALVRSFLDAGRP
- a CDS encoding acyltransferase is translated as MPIIDVDFGDDVVVSHPDLVNLYGCTIGSGTRIGPFVEIQRGSRIGRRCKISSHSFICEGVVLEDQVMIAHGVMFTNDRMPRAAGPGGSREAQAWAQEATVVRRGASIGSNATIGCGVEIGTFAVVSCGAVVLRDVPARAVVAGVPASVIGHSGANATAPRLFETVLGETS
- a CDS encoding DegT/DnrJ/EryC1/StrS aminotransferase family protein; its protein translation is MIPFLDLKAQFKTVQEPLEAAVLSFLRSGNYVLGEPVAAFERAFAEYCGVGEAVAVSSGTAALHLALLAAGVEPGDEVITVPMTFVATVAAIHYAGAKAVLVDVDPNSFTMSPEAFEAAITPATRAVVPVHLHGRLADMAAIGAIANRYGITVIEDACQAHGAERDGIRAGAFGSYGCFSFYPGKNLGACGEGGAVITDDSKAAQLLRSLRDWGQEGRYNHVRPGFNLRLDAIQAVALQVKLPYLDGWTQKRKRIAAAYERLLGDTELQLPAPARRAEHVFHVYAIQSEERDWLRTELAKAGVSTGIHYPRPVHLQPAYAGLGYEPGDFPVSERLARRFLSLPIFPELVAPQLARVASALIRCCEERHVRAVDA